Proteins encoded in a region of the Neodiprion lecontei isolate iyNeoLeco1 chromosome 5, iyNeoLeco1.1, whole genome shotgun sequence genome:
- the LOC107217379 gene encoding breast cancer anti-estrogen resistance protein 3 isoform X2 — MSREIILRFSVSKVKTRPGQKPRGESGHVSTIRITFNDILSLPSQEQPEETARRLLERELRLLDPRDLRSHAWYHGNTLRGGRRGAELEVPNEGDFLVRDCASQPGNYVLTVRCKGQPLHFVINRVVLQPDTVYERAQYQFEDEAFDTVADLITFYVGSGRPVSHASGARIVNPRPRSVPLSCAPSPGNQHSSSSPSSNSLLAGSPPRLPRKQQRSHSLTPQQQQHSTTHQGFQPQGSSSTLPRVPPTPPHSSSSSSSLSLGRQKITRVISDPSLQHQQLPANASAPSAPPKPPRVPFISAQAPNQHHHHSHHHHQHQHPQVYQASGSDSGNGSGDSEFELNNSGGNGQPPAPPAVKGVIIRSPYAIEGNSGCGGEYELSAEEHLVVAAPSLEIPSFLDLDGFVTLLLPAGEHRPLDSTALRGVSGMLHDSAPRVLATHLTRVDLEIALSPGTGNRSGLSGIELATLPHGRQARLDLIERSECLKLLVAVTILAGATAIERAATISKWIRVAVDTKTALGNLYGFCGVMLGLCLPQIQRLANTWHLLRQKHTDEAFSFEAKLRPTLRAMNECANPQAPNTTLPHLLPIALLGERGPEDILGTASPSGITGAILSPWESSAADCGLSIVWAHLDAARKLAESLPLYRRNAEIALEGCRNDELLADAFRTEFHMKFLWGSRGAAVAPEERHLKFSQVLDAMYDKCAATETSS; from the exons TTTCGACCATCCGTATAACGTTCAACGATATCCTTTCACTTCCCTCGCAGGAACAGCCGGAGGAGACTGCACGGCGCCTCCTAGAACGGGAATTGCGTTTGCTGGATCCGCGTGACCTTCGCTCGCATGCCTGGTACCACGGAAACACCCTTCGTGGCGGGCGGCGGGGGGCAGAACTGGAAGTGCCAAACGAGGGAGATTTCCTCGTACGCGATTGCGCCTCTCAGCCTGGAAACTACGTCCTTACCGTTCGCTGCAAGGGACAACCGTTGCATTTCGTGATAAACAGG GTCGTCCTCCAGCCCGACACAGTTTACGAACGTGCTCAATACCAATTCGAAGACGAAGCTTTCGACACCGTTGCGGACTTGATAACCTTCTATGTGGGCAGCGGTCGGCCGGTGAGCCATGCTAGCGGAGCCCGAATAGTGAACCCAAGACCTCGATCAGTGCCGCTCTCCTGCGCGCCATCACCGGGTAACCAGCACTCCTCCTCAAGTCCCTCTTCGAACTCACTCTTGGCAGGATCTCCACCCAGATTACCCAGAAAGCAACAGCGAAGTCACTCTTTAACAccacaacaacagcagcacaGCACAACTCACCAGGGATTCCAACCTCAAGGATCATCCAGCACCCTTCCGCGTGTTCCGCCGACGCCGCCTCACTCATCTTCTTCATCCTCTTCTCTTTCCCTGGGTCGTCAAAAAATTACGAGGGTAATATCAGACCCGTCTCTGCAGCACCAGCAGCTTCCGGCGAACGCGAGCGCTCCTTCGGCGCCTCCAAAGCCCCCGAGAGTTCCTTTCATATCGGCGCAGGCCCCGAACCAGCATCACCATCACAGTCATCACCACCACCAGCATCAGCATCCGCAG GTTTACCAGGCCTCAGGAAGCGACAGTGGAAACGGATCCGGGGATAGTGAATTCGAGCTGAACAATTCCGGGGGCAACGGACAGCCACCCGCACCCCCGGCGGTCAAGGGGGTCATAATTCGCAGCCCTTACGCTATTGAGGGTAATTCGGGGTGCGGAGGGGAGTACGAACTCTCAGCCGAGGAGCACCTCGTCGTGGCCGCGCCTTCGTTGGAGATACCGTCCTTCCTGGACCTCGACGGTTTTGTAACGCTGCTTCTTCCGGCGGGTGAACACCGTCCCCTAGATTCCACGGCCCTAAGGGGCGTCTCGGGAATGTTGCACGACTCGGCGCCACGAGTTTTAGCTACTCACCTAACCCGCGTCGATCTGGAGATCGCCCTGAGCCCAGGAACCGGTAACAGGAGCGGCCTCAGCGGCATAGAACTCGCGACTCTGCCGCACGGACGTCAGGCGCGTTTGGACCTCATCGAGAGGTCCGAGTGTCTGAAACTCCTCGTCGCTGTTACTATTCTTGCCGGTGCGACAGCCATCGAAAGGGCGGCGACCATATCGAAGTGGATTAGAGTCGCGGTCGACACAAAGACTGCGCTCGGGAATCTCTACGGGTTTTGTGGGGTCATGCTTGGATTATGTCTTCCTCAGATACAGCGACTCGCTAATACCTGGCATCTGCTCAGACAGAAGCATACCGACGAGGCTTTCAGCTTTGAAGCCAAGCTCAGACCCACTCTTCGAGCTATGAACGAGTGCGCCAATCCTCAGGCTCCGAACACCACGCTACCTCACCTTTTACCTATCGCTCTGCTGGGGGAACGAGGTCCTGAGGATATTCTGG gAACGGCGTCTCCTTCGGGAATAACCGGAGCCATTCTGTCTCCATGGGAGAGTTCGGCAGCCGATTGCGGCCTTTCGATTGTCTGGGCGCACCTTGATGCGGCCCGGAAGCTTGCGGAGAGCCTTCCGCTTTACCGAAGGAACGCTGAAATCGCACTTGAGGGATGCAGAAACGACGAATTACTCGCTGACGCGTTTCGCACGGAGTTTCACATGAAGTTTCTCTGGGGGAGCCGTGGCGCAGCCGTAGCACCGGAGGAACGCCACTTAAAATTCTCTCAGGTCCTTGACGCGATGTACGACAAGTGCGCGGCGACGGAAACTTCCTCGTAA
- the LOC107217379 gene encoding breast cancer anti-estrogen resistance protein 3 isoform X3: MEQPEETARRLLERELRLLDPRDLRSHAWYHGNTLRGGRRGAELEVPNEGDFLVRDCASQPGNYVLTVRCKGQPLHFVINRVVLQPDTVYERAQYQFEDEAFDTVADLITFYVGSGRPVSHASGARIVNPRPRSVPLSCAPSPGNQHSSSSPSSNSLLAGSPPRLPRKQQRSHSLTPQQQQHSTTHQGFQPQGSSSTLPRVPPTPPHSSSSSSSLSLGRQKITRVISDPSLQHQQLPANASAPSAPPKPPRVPFISAQAPNQHHHHSHHHHQHQHPQVYQASGSDSGNGSGDSEFELNNSGGNGQPPAPPAVKGVIIRSPYAIEGNSGCGGEYELSAEEHLVVAAPSLEIPSFLDLDGFVTLLLPAGEHRPLDSTALRGVSGMLHDSAPRVLATHLTRVDLEIALSPGTGNRSGLSGIELATLPHGRQARLDLIERSECLKLLVAVTILAGATAIERAATISKWIRVAVDTKTALGNLYGFCGVMLGLCLPQIQRLANTWHLLRQKHTDEAFSFEAKLRPTLRAMNECANPQAPNTTLPHLLPIALLGERGPEDILGTASPSGITGAILSPWESSAADCGLSIVWAHLDAARKLAESLPLYRRNAEIALEGCRNDELLADAFRTEFHMKFLWGSRGAAVAPEERHLKFSQVLDAMYDKCAATETSS; encoded by the exons GAACAGCCGGAGGAGACTGCACGGCGCCTCCTAGAACGGGAATTGCGTTTGCTGGATCCGCGTGACCTTCGCTCGCATGCCTGGTACCACGGAAACACCCTTCGTGGCGGGCGGCGGGGGGCAGAACTGGAAGTGCCAAACGAGGGAGATTTCCTCGTACGCGATTGCGCCTCTCAGCCTGGAAACTACGTCCTTACCGTTCGCTGCAAGGGACAACCGTTGCATTTCGTGATAAACAGG GTCGTCCTCCAGCCCGACACAGTTTACGAACGTGCTCAATACCAATTCGAAGACGAAGCTTTCGACACCGTTGCGGACTTGATAACCTTCTATGTGGGCAGCGGTCGGCCGGTGAGCCATGCTAGCGGAGCCCGAATAGTGAACCCAAGACCTCGATCAGTGCCGCTCTCCTGCGCGCCATCACCGGGTAACCAGCACTCCTCCTCAAGTCCCTCTTCGAACTCACTCTTGGCAGGATCTCCACCCAGATTACCCAGAAAGCAACAGCGAAGTCACTCTTTAACAccacaacaacagcagcacaGCACAACTCACCAGGGATTCCAACCTCAAGGATCATCCAGCACCCTTCCGCGTGTTCCGCCGACGCCGCCTCACTCATCTTCTTCATCCTCTTCTCTTTCCCTGGGTCGTCAAAAAATTACGAGGGTAATATCAGACCCGTCTCTGCAGCACCAGCAGCTTCCGGCGAACGCGAGCGCTCCTTCGGCGCCTCCAAAGCCCCCGAGAGTTCCTTTCATATCGGCGCAGGCCCCGAACCAGCATCACCATCACAGTCATCACCACCACCAGCATCAGCATCCGCAG GTTTACCAGGCCTCAGGAAGCGACAGTGGAAACGGATCCGGGGATAGTGAATTCGAGCTGAACAATTCCGGGGGCAACGGACAGCCACCCGCACCCCCGGCGGTCAAGGGGGTCATAATTCGCAGCCCTTACGCTATTGAGGGTAATTCGGGGTGCGGAGGGGAGTACGAACTCTCAGCCGAGGAGCACCTCGTCGTGGCCGCGCCTTCGTTGGAGATACCGTCCTTCCTGGACCTCGACGGTTTTGTAACGCTGCTTCTTCCGGCGGGTGAACACCGTCCCCTAGATTCCACGGCCCTAAGGGGCGTCTCGGGAATGTTGCACGACTCGGCGCCACGAGTTTTAGCTACTCACCTAACCCGCGTCGATCTGGAGATCGCCCTGAGCCCAGGAACCGGTAACAGGAGCGGCCTCAGCGGCATAGAACTCGCGACTCTGCCGCACGGACGTCAGGCGCGTTTGGACCTCATCGAGAGGTCCGAGTGTCTGAAACTCCTCGTCGCTGTTACTATTCTTGCCGGTGCGACAGCCATCGAAAGGGCGGCGACCATATCGAAGTGGATTAGAGTCGCGGTCGACACAAAGACTGCGCTCGGGAATCTCTACGGGTTTTGTGGGGTCATGCTTGGATTATGTCTTCCTCAGATACAGCGACTCGCTAATACCTGGCATCTGCTCAGACAGAAGCATACCGACGAGGCTTTCAGCTTTGAAGCCAAGCTCAGACCCACTCTTCGAGCTATGAACGAGTGCGCCAATCCTCAGGCTCCGAACACCACGCTACCTCACCTTTTACCTATCGCTCTGCTGGGGGAACGAGGTCCTGAGGATATTCTGG gAACGGCGTCTCCTTCGGGAATAACCGGAGCCATTCTGTCTCCATGGGAGAGTTCGGCAGCCGATTGCGGCCTTTCGATTGTCTGGGCGCACCTTGATGCGGCCCGGAAGCTTGCGGAGAGCCTTCCGCTTTACCGAAGGAACGCTGAAATCGCACTTGAGGGATGCAGAAACGACGAATTACTCGCTGACGCGTTTCGCACGGAGTTTCACATGAAGTTTCTCTGGGGGAGCCGTGGCGCAGCCGTAGCACCGGAGGAACGCCACTTAAAATTCTCTCAGGTCCTTGACGCGATGTACGACAAGTGCGCGGCGACGGAAACTTCCTCGTAA